The genome window GAATAAATAGAAGGACCATTTAATCCGGATAAAGAGCTTTGTGTCCAGCTTCCAGTTCTTTTAGCATTAATTGTATCACTAACAGGAATTATCTGATAATATTCACGCCAGTCCTTAGCTTTAAATGGTAGATACACTTTGGAAGAATAAGCACCATTCTTTAACCAGGTAAAAAGATTATTGTTTTTTAAATCAGAATAATACCAAATTGAATTCCCAAGGAAACCTTTCGATTTTGTAAGATCAAAAAATTGTTGGATAGTTTCCTTAGAAAGAACATTTCCATTTGGAGCAACTGCAATTGCCGGAAAGATTCTTGATTTATCATTTATTTTAGTCGAAACATAATCCAGAATATTTCCTAACGATTGAGGAGAAGTTACATATGATTGAACCTGAACATTATCTACAGCTAAGTTATTAACCCACCAAAACCAATCCTGGCAAAAAGAATAATAAGAAGTGTATTCAGTCCCATATAAACTTGGGGCATTAGAAACATTAACATGGCGGTTAACCGCTTTGATGCTGTCATAACATGCTTTCATAAATAAATTCAATTTATCAGCCCGCCATTTTAACCAGGTTGGATCCGAAGAGTTGTTAGGAGGTGACGAACTGTTATGTTCAATTTTATAAAGACTATCAGTGTAGGAATCGTATCCATAATCTACCGAAGCATATCGAATTCTGTCCAACTCAATTCCATCTATATCATACTTATCTCCAACTTCTTTAGCAAGTGAAATTAGAAATTGTTGCACTTGCGGATGAGTGTGAATCATCCAGTAAAAATTGCTATTATCTTTTTCACTGCCATCTAATTTTTTTGCAACCCAATCCGGATGGATTTTAAAGATTGGTCCTTTTTCACCATTAGGTATATTGCCGGTCCACCCACCAACAAAACCATATTCAAACCAAGCCTCTACGTGCATACCACGTTTATGTCCCTCAGCAATAGCCTCAGCTAAAATATCTCTGCCATTATAGGTTGGGTCAATTTTGGAACCAGTTTCAGAATAGAAAATATCACTTTGCCATAATGGATAACCGCGGCTCCACGCATTAACGTAAATGACATTAAAATTTGCGGCTGCTAAGCTATCAATTGCCTGGGCAAGATTTTCTTTGGAAAAAAATACATCCCTTGCAATCCAGGTAGCTCGTAATTCCTGTGGAAGTGTTTTAGTATAACTAATAAGAATTATTAAAATGACAAACAGTTTCTTCATTCTTTACTTATAAAATCTTAAGCTTTGCAAATTTTACCAATAATTGTTTATTCCCAACATCTTCAAAATTAACATTAACACGCTGCATATCTCCAACACCAGTTACTGCAACTACTTTTCCATATCCGAAAGTATCGTGCTGAACTTTACTACCAACTCTAATAGATTTGTGTTCCTGGTTGAAGTCATAATCTTCATCCTGGTACATTTCATCTACTGCCATACCTTTTTTAGTTTTTCTTCCGGATTTCCTATTGCCTGCACCATTCAGTTCTATGCAAGTGGCAGGATCTATTTCATCAATAAACCGGGATTTACTTTGATATGCTACTTCACCAAATCTGTATCTTGAACGGGCAAAAGTTATAAAAACTTTCTTTTGTGCACGTGTTAATGCAACATAGAATAAACGTCTTTCTTCTTCAATTCTTGAATCGGCATTAAATTTTGGTGCCAGCGGAAAAATATCTTCTTCCATTCCGGATATATATATTATAGGAAACTCTAATCCTTTGGAAGCATGAACCGTCATTAATGTTACACAATTTTTTTCATCTTCCATTTGATCAACGCTGGAAATTAAAGATACATCGGCAAGATATTCTTCAATACCAGAGCCAGGATAACTTTTTGAAAATTCGTTGACTGCATTTAAAAGTTCCTGAACATTTTCATAACGCTGCATTGATTCTTGAGAATTTTCTTCTTTGTAAATTCTTAATATTCCAAGTTCATCAATCAATGCACTGGTTAATTCAGCCAAAGACAATTTACTTTTCAGGTCGATGTATTTATCCAATAACATTTTAAATGATTTAACATTTTTCTGAATTCTTTCTTTCACTTCAATAACTTCAAAAATTCTGGTCATAGTATCAAATAGAGTTAAATTCAGTTTTCTTGCGAATGCTATCATACGGGTAATTGAAGTATTACCAATTCCGCGTTGAGGAAAATTCATTATTCTTAATAAGCTTTCTTCATCATTTTGATTGCAGAGAATTCGCAGATAAGCAACAATATCTTTAACTTCTTTTCGCTTATAAAATTCAACTCCGCCAATAATTTGATAAGGAATTCTTTCTCTTCGGAAGGATTCTTCTAGCGCACGGGATTGTGCATTTATACGGTAGAGGATAGCAAAATCCTTATACTGTAATTTCTTTTTAAATATTTCCTCTTTAATCAACTTAGTAATCTGATGACCTTCATCTTTTTCATCAGAACACCGGGCTAAAGTTACCTGCTCTCCATCATTGTTATTGGTCCAGAGCGTTTTAACTATTTGATCTTTATTATTTTTAATAATGGAATCAGCAGCAGCCAAAATAAATTTAGTTGATCTATAATTTTGTTCTAACCGGAATATTTTTGCTTTAAGAAAATCCTTTTCAAAATCTAGCATATTACGAATATCTGCACCGCGCCAGCCATAAATACTTTGTGCATCATCCCCAACCACGCAAATATTTCTTTTTGAATTAACAAGTAATTTCAGCAATTCGTATTGCGCACGGTTTGTATCCTGGTATTCATCAACTAAAATGTATGCAAACTTCTTTTTATATTTTTGAAGAATCTTATCATTAGAGTTAAACAACTCAATTGGTTTAAGGAGAAGATCATCAAAATCCATTGAGTTATTTTCAAAAAGTCGTTTATTATATTCAATAAAAATATCAGCAATTATTTTTTCATTTGGAGTTGA of Ignavibacteriales bacterium contains these proteins:
- a CDS encoding family 10 glycosylhydrolase, producing the protein MKKLFVILIILISYTKTLPQELRATWIARDVFFSKENLAQAIDSLAAANFNVIYVNAWSRGYPLWQSDIFYSETGSKIDPTYNGRDILAEAIAEGHKRGMHVEAWFEYGFVGGWTGNIPNGEKGPIFKIHPDWVAKKLDGSEKDNSNFYWMIHTHPQVQQFLISLAKEVGDKYDIDGIELDRIRYASVDYGYDSYTDSLYKIEHNSSSPPNNSSDPTWLKWRADKLNLFMKACYDSIKAVNRHVNVSNAPSLYGTEYTSYYSFCQDWFWWVNNLAVDNVQVQSYVTSPQSLGNILDYVSTKINDKSRIFPAIAVAPNGNVLSKETIQQFFDLTKSKGFLGNSIWYYSDLKNNNLFTWLKNGAYSSKVYLPFKAKDWREYYQIIPVSDTINAKRTGSWTQSSLSGLNGPSIYSFSSDPSSINYYCDVPVEGNYEIYVFVVQAVNRSSNAEYTVFDSNRNEKIIYVDQTNVNNRRWYKLGDFYLAKGKNLTVRLTNNGLEYGKSLSADGILISLNRKLSPDASTGIEEKKSPAEKINHNFNLKNFPNPFNNQTRISFNLNSSNLYTLQIFNIVGEKIFTINKIGKTGLNYLDFNSDGLASGIYLCSISQNNYTETMKIVLTK
- a CDS encoding UvrD-helicase domain-containing protein yields the protein MNILKSLNPEQKLAVEHLEGPSMIVAGAGSGKTRVLTFKIAYLIEKGFEADSILALTFTNKAANEMKQRIKELIGSSANRLWMGTFHSIFAKILRIEADKINYKSNFSIYDTEDSSSLVSSIIQELNINAENLSANFIQHKISNLKNHMIFPAEFKDNIASTPNEKIIADIFIEYNKRLFENNSMDFDDLLLKPIELFNSNDKILQKYKKKFAYILVDEYQDTNRAQYELLKLLVNSKRNICVVGDDAQSIYGWRGADIRNMLDFEKDFLKAKIFRLEQNYRSTKFILAAADSIIKNNKDQIVKTLWTNNNDGEQVTLARCSDEKDEGHQITKLIKEEIFKKKLQYKDFAILYRINAQSRALEESFRRERIPYQIIGGVEFYKRKEVKDIVAYLRILCNQNDEESLLRIMNFPQRGIGNTSITRMIAFARKLNLTLFDTMTRIFEVIEVKERIQKNVKSFKMLLDKYIDLKSKLSLAELTSALIDELGILRIYKEENSQESMQRYENVQELLNAVNEFSKSYPGSGIEEYLADVSLISSVDQMEDEKNCVTLMTVHASKGLEFPIIYISGMEEDIFPLAPKFNADSRIEEERRLFYVALTRAQKKVFITFARSRYRFGEVAYQSKSRFIDEIDPATCIELNGAGNRKSGRKTKKGMAVDEMYQDEDYDFNQEHKSIRVGSKVQHDTFGYGKVVAVTGVGDMQRVNVNFEDVGNKQLLVKFAKLKIL